The Callospermophilus lateralis isolate mCalLat2 chromosome 3, mCalLat2.hap1, whole genome shotgun sequence genome has a segment encoding these proteins:
- the Cilp gene encoding cartilage intermediate layer protein 1 isoform X2, giving the protein MVGTKAWVFSLLVLEVTSVLGRQTMLTQSVRRVQTGKRTPSTFSKPADPLESPGEWTTWFNIDHPGGQGDYERLDAIRFYYGDRMCARPLKLEARTTDWIPAGSTGQVVHGSPREGFWCLNREQRPGQNCSNYTVRFLCPPACDLTCSMGQVNADCDACMCQDFMLHGAVSLPGGAPASGATVYLLTKKPKMLTKTDSQGRFQVPGLCPDGKSTLKITKTKFAPIVLTIPKSHLKTATINAEFMRAETPYIVTNPETKARRVGQSVSLCCKATGKPSPDKYFWYHNDTLLDPSLYKHESKLVLKNLQQDQAGDYFCKAQSDAGAAKSQVAQLTVIALDESPCNPTPESYLIRLPHDCFQNATNSFYYDVGRCPVKTCAGQQDNGIRCRDAVENCCGISKTEEREIQCSGYTLPTKVATECSCQRCTETRSIVRGRVSAADNGEPMRFGHVYMGNSRVSMTGYKGTFTLHVPQDTERLVLTFVDRLQKFVNTTKVLPFNRKGSAVFHEIKMLRRKEPITLEAMETNIIPLGEVVGEDPVAELEIPAQSFYRQNGEPYMGKVKASVTFLDPRNISTATATQSDLNFINDEGDTFPLRTYGMFSVDFTDEANSEPLNAGKVKVHLDSTQVKMPEHVPTMKLWSLNPDTGLWEEEGDFKFETQRRNKREERTFLVGNMEIRERRLFNLDVPESRRCYIKVRAYRSERFLPSEQIQGVVVSVINLEPRTGFSSNPRAWGRFDSVITGPNGACLPAFCDDQSPDAYSAYVLASLAGEELEAVESAPKFNPNAIGVPQPYLNKLKYRRTDHEDPRVKKTAFQISMAKPRPNSAEESNGPIYAFENLRACEEAPPSAAHFRFYQIEGDHYDYNTVPFNEDDPMSWTEDYLAWWPKPMEFRACYIKVKIVGPVEVNVRSRNMGGTHRRTVGKLYGIRDVRSTRDRDQPNVSSACLEFKCSGMLYDQDRVDRTLVKIIPQGSCHRASVNSMLHEYLVNHLPLAVNNDTSEYTMLAPLDPLGHNYGIYTVTDQDPRVAKEIALGRCFDGTSDGSSRIMKSNVGVALTFNCAERQVGRQSAFQYLQSTPARSPAVGTVQGGVPSRRQQRASRGGQRQRAGVASLRIPEVAQ; this is encoded by the exons ATGGTGGGAACAAAGGCCTGGGTGTTCTCCTTGCTGGTCCTGGAAGTCACCTCTGTGTTGG GGAGGCAGACGATGCTGACTCAGTCAGTGAGAAGAGTCCAAACTGGGAAGAGGACCCCCAGCACCTTTTCTAAGCCTGCTGATCCCCTGGAGA GTCCAGGTGAGTGGACAACATGGTTCAACATTGACCACCCTGGCGGACAGGGTGACTATGAGCGCCTGGATGCCATTCGCTTCTATTATGGAGATCGTATGTGTGCCCGTCCCCTGAAGCTAGAAGCTCGGACCACTGACTGGATACCTGCGGGAAGCACTGGCCAGGTGGTCCATGGTAGTCCCCGTGAGGGCTTCTGGTGCCTTAACAGAGAGCAGCGTCCTGGCCAGAACTGTTCAAATTACACTGTGCGCTTCCTTTGCCCACCAG CCTGTGACCTGACCTGCTCCATGGGCCAGGTGAATGCTGACTGTGATGCCTGCATGTGCCAGGACTTCATGCTTCATGGGGCTGTCTCCCTTCCTGGGGGTGCCCCAGCCTCAGGAGCCACTGTCTACCTGCTGACCAAGAAGCCTAAGATGCTGACCAAGACAGACAGCCAGGGGAGATTCCAAGTCCCTGGCTTGTGCCCTGATGGTAAAAGCACCCTGAAGATCACGAAAACCAAGTTTGCCCCCATTGTGCTCACAATACCCAAGAGTCATCTGAAGACAGCCACCATCAATGCAGAGTTCATGAGAGCAG AGACTCCGTACATCGTGACGAACCCAGAGACAAAAGCACGGAGAGTTGGGCAGAGCGTGTCCCTGTGCTGTAAGGCCACAGGCAAGCCCAGTCCCGACAAGTATTTCTG GTACCACAATGACACATTGCTGGATCCCTCCCTCTACAAGCATGAGAGCAAGCTGGTGCTGAAGAACCTGCAGCAGGACCAGGCTGGGGATTACTTTTGCAAGGCACAGAGTGATGCTGGGGCTGCAAAGTCCCAGGTTGCCCAGCTGACTGTCATAG CACTTGATGAGAGTCCCTGCAACCCAACCCCTGAGAGCTACCTTATCCGGCTTCCCCATGACTGCTTCCAGAATGCCACCAACTCCTTCTACTATGATGTGGGCCGCTGCCCGGTCAAGACCTGTGCAGGGCAGCAGGATAATGGGATCAGGTGCCGGGATGCTGTGGAGAACTGCTGTGGCATCTCCAAAACTGAGGAGAGGGAGATCCAGTGCAGTGGATATACGCTGCCCACCAAAGTGGCCACGGAGTGCAGCTGCCAGCGGTGTACAGAGACCCGGAGCATTGTGCGGGGACGTGTCAGTGCTGCTGACAACGGGGAGCCCATGCGCTTTGGCCATGTGTACATGGGGAACAGCCGTGTGAGCATGACTGGTTACAAGGGCACTTTCACCCTCCATGTCCCCCAGGACACTGAGAGGCTGGTGCTCACATTCGTGGACAGGCTGCAGAAATTTGTCAACACTACCAAAGTGCTGCCCTTCAACAGGAAGGGGAGTGCTGTGTTCCATGAGATCAAGATGCTCCGCCGGAAAGAGCCCATCACTCTGGAAGCCATGGAGACCAATATCATCCCTCTGGGGGAGGTGGTTGGAGAAGACCCTGTGGCAGAACTGGAGATCCCGGCCCAGAGTTTCTACAGGCAGAATGGAGAGCCCTACATGGGAAAAGTGAAGGCCAGTGTGACCTTCCTGGATCCCCGGAATATTTCCACAGCCACAGCTACCCAGAGTGACCTGAACTTCATCAATGATGAAGGAGACACCTTCCCTCTTCGGACATATGGCATGTTCTCTGTGGACTTCACAGATGAGGCCAACTCAGAGCCACTTAATGCTGGCAAGGTGAAGGTCCACCTTGACTCGACCCAGGTCAAGATGCCAGAGCATGTGCCCACAATGAAACTCTGGTCCCTCAACCCAGACACAGGGCTGTGGGAGGAAGAAGGCGATTTCAAATTTGAAACTCAAAGGAGGAACAAAAGGGAAGAAAGAACCTTCCTGGTGGGCAACATGGAGATCCGTGAGAGGAGGCTCTTTAACCTGGATGTCCCTGAAAGCAGGAGGTGCTACATCAAGGTGAGGGCCTACCGGAGCGAGAGGTTCTTGCCCAGTGAGCAAATCCAAGGGGTTGTAGTCTCTGTGATCAATCTGGAGCCCAGAACTGGCTTCTCATCCAACCCGAGGGCCTGGGGTCGCTTTGACAGTGTCATCACAGGCCCCAATGGGGCCTGTCTGCCTGCCTTCTGTGATGACCAGTCCCCTGATGCCTACTCTGCCTATGTCTTGGCAAGCCTGGCAGGGGAGGAACTGGAAGCAGTGGAGTCTGCTCCTAAATTCAACCCAAATGCCATTGGTGTCCCTCAGCCCTACCTCAATAAGCTCAAGTACCGTCGGACAGATCATGAGGACCCGCGGGTCAAAAAGACAGCTTTCCAGATCAGCATGGCCAAGCCAAGGCCCAACTCAGCTGAGGAGAGCAATGGGCCTATCTATGCCTTCGAGAACCTCCGGGCATGTGAGGAGGCCCCACCCAGTGCAGCCCACTTTCGGTTCTACCAGATTGAGGGGGATCACTATGACTACAACACAGTTCCCTTCAATGAAGATGACCCTATGAGCTGGACTGAAGACTACCTGGCATGGTGGCCCAAGCCAATGGAGTTCAGGGCATGCTACATCAAGGTAAAGATTGTGGGGCCAGTGGAGGTGAATGTGCGATCGCGCAACATGGGGGGCACTCACCGGCGGACCGTGGGGAAGCTGTATGGAATCCGAGATGTGAGGAGTACTCGGGATAGGGACCAGCCCAATGTCTCATCTGCTTGTCTGGAGTTCAAGTGCAGTGGGATGCTCTATGACCAGGACCGTGTGGACCGCACACTGGTGAAGATCATCCCCCAGGGAAGCTGCCATCGAGCTAGTGTAAACTCCATGCTACATGAGTACCTGGTCAACCACCTACCCTTGGCAGTCAACAATGATACCAGTGAGTACACCATGCTGGCACCCCTGGACCCACTGGGACACAACTATGGCATCTATACTGTCACGGACCAGGACCCTCGCGTGGCCAAGGAGATTGCACTTGGCAGGTGCTTTGATGGCACATCCGATGGCTCCTCCAGAATCATGAAGAGCAACGTGGGAGTGGCCCTCACCTTTAACTGTGCAGAGAGGCAAGTGGGCCGTCAGAGTGCTTTCCAGTACCTCCAAAGCACCCCGGCCCGGTCGCCTGCTGTAGGCACTGTGCAGGGAGGGGTGCCCTCAAGGAGGCAGCAGCGGGCAAGTAGGGGAGGCCAGCGCCAGCGCGCAGGGGTGGCCTCTCTGAGGATTCCTGAAGTTGCTCAATAG
- the Cilp gene encoding cartilage intermediate layer protein 1 isoform X1, which translates to MVGTKAWVFSLLVLEVTSVLGRQTMLTQSVRRVQTGKRTPSTFSKPADPLESPGEWTTWFNIDHPGGQGDYERLDAIRFYYGDRMCARPLKLEARTTDWIPAGSTGQVVHGSPREGFWCLNREQRPGQNCSNYTVRFLCPPGSLRQDTERIWSPWSPWSKCSAPCGHTGVQTRTRTCLAESVSLCDEATEEGQLCVSQACPACDLTCSMGQVNADCDACMCQDFMLHGAVSLPGGAPASGATVYLLTKKPKMLTKTDSQGRFQVPGLCPDGKSTLKITKTKFAPIVLTIPKSHLKTATINAEFMRAETPYIVTNPETKARRVGQSVSLCCKATGKPSPDKYFWYHNDTLLDPSLYKHESKLVLKNLQQDQAGDYFCKAQSDAGAAKSQVAQLTVIALDESPCNPTPESYLIRLPHDCFQNATNSFYYDVGRCPVKTCAGQQDNGIRCRDAVENCCGISKTEEREIQCSGYTLPTKVATECSCQRCTETRSIVRGRVSAADNGEPMRFGHVYMGNSRVSMTGYKGTFTLHVPQDTERLVLTFVDRLQKFVNTTKVLPFNRKGSAVFHEIKMLRRKEPITLEAMETNIIPLGEVVGEDPVAELEIPAQSFYRQNGEPYMGKVKASVTFLDPRNISTATATQSDLNFINDEGDTFPLRTYGMFSVDFTDEANSEPLNAGKVKVHLDSTQVKMPEHVPTMKLWSLNPDTGLWEEEGDFKFETQRRNKREERTFLVGNMEIRERRLFNLDVPESRRCYIKVRAYRSERFLPSEQIQGVVVSVINLEPRTGFSSNPRAWGRFDSVITGPNGACLPAFCDDQSPDAYSAYVLASLAGEELEAVESAPKFNPNAIGVPQPYLNKLKYRRTDHEDPRVKKTAFQISMAKPRPNSAEESNGPIYAFENLRACEEAPPSAAHFRFYQIEGDHYDYNTVPFNEDDPMSWTEDYLAWWPKPMEFRACYIKVKIVGPVEVNVRSRNMGGTHRRTVGKLYGIRDVRSTRDRDQPNVSSACLEFKCSGMLYDQDRVDRTLVKIIPQGSCHRASVNSMLHEYLVNHLPLAVNNDTSEYTMLAPLDPLGHNYGIYTVTDQDPRVAKEIALGRCFDGTSDGSSRIMKSNVGVALTFNCAERQVGRQSAFQYLQSTPARSPAVGTVQGGVPSRRQQRASRGGQRQRAGVASLRIPEVAQ; encoded by the exons ATGGTGGGAACAAAGGCCTGGGTGTTCTCCTTGCTGGTCCTGGAAGTCACCTCTGTGTTGG GGAGGCAGACGATGCTGACTCAGTCAGTGAGAAGAGTCCAAACTGGGAAGAGGACCCCCAGCACCTTTTCTAAGCCTGCTGATCCCCTGGAGA GTCCAGGTGAGTGGACAACATGGTTCAACATTGACCACCCTGGCGGACAGGGTGACTATGAGCGCCTGGATGCCATTCGCTTCTATTATGGAGATCGTATGTGTGCCCGTCCCCTGAAGCTAGAAGCTCGGACCACTGACTGGATACCTGCGGGAAGCACTGGCCAGGTGGTCCATGGTAGTCCCCGTGAGGGCTTCTGGTGCCTTAACAGAGAGCAGCGTCCTGGCCAGAACTGTTCAAATTACACTGTGCGCTTCCTTTGCCCACCAG GGTCCCTGCGCCAAGACACAGAGCGCATCTGGAGTCCTTGGTCACCCTGGAGCAAGTGCTCAGCTCCCTGTGGTCACACTGGGGTCCAGACTCGCACACGCACCTGCTTGGCAGAGTCAGTGTCACTATGTGATGAGGCTACAGAAGAGGGCCAGCTCTGTGTGAGCCAGGCCTGTCCAG CCTGTGACCTGACCTGCTCCATGGGCCAGGTGAATGCTGACTGTGATGCCTGCATGTGCCAGGACTTCATGCTTCATGGGGCTGTCTCCCTTCCTGGGGGTGCCCCAGCCTCAGGAGCCACTGTCTACCTGCTGACCAAGAAGCCTAAGATGCTGACCAAGACAGACAGCCAGGGGAGATTCCAAGTCCCTGGCTTGTGCCCTGATGGTAAAAGCACCCTGAAGATCACGAAAACCAAGTTTGCCCCCATTGTGCTCACAATACCCAAGAGTCATCTGAAGACAGCCACCATCAATGCAGAGTTCATGAGAGCAG AGACTCCGTACATCGTGACGAACCCAGAGACAAAAGCACGGAGAGTTGGGCAGAGCGTGTCCCTGTGCTGTAAGGCCACAGGCAAGCCCAGTCCCGACAAGTATTTCTG GTACCACAATGACACATTGCTGGATCCCTCCCTCTACAAGCATGAGAGCAAGCTGGTGCTGAAGAACCTGCAGCAGGACCAGGCTGGGGATTACTTTTGCAAGGCACAGAGTGATGCTGGGGCTGCAAAGTCCCAGGTTGCCCAGCTGACTGTCATAG CACTTGATGAGAGTCCCTGCAACCCAACCCCTGAGAGCTACCTTATCCGGCTTCCCCATGACTGCTTCCAGAATGCCACCAACTCCTTCTACTATGATGTGGGCCGCTGCCCGGTCAAGACCTGTGCAGGGCAGCAGGATAATGGGATCAGGTGCCGGGATGCTGTGGAGAACTGCTGTGGCATCTCCAAAACTGAGGAGAGGGAGATCCAGTGCAGTGGATATACGCTGCCCACCAAAGTGGCCACGGAGTGCAGCTGCCAGCGGTGTACAGAGACCCGGAGCATTGTGCGGGGACGTGTCAGTGCTGCTGACAACGGGGAGCCCATGCGCTTTGGCCATGTGTACATGGGGAACAGCCGTGTGAGCATGACTGGTTACAAGGGCACTTTCACCCTCCATGTCCCCCAGGACACTGAGAGGCTGGTGCTCACATTCGTGGACAGGCTGCAGAAATTTGTCAACACTACCAAAGTGCTGCCCTTCAACAGGAAGGGGAGTGCTGTGTTCCATGAGATCAAGATGCTCCGCCGGAAAGAGCCCATCACTCTGGAAGCCATGGAGACCAATATCATCCCTCTGGGGGAGGTGGTTGGAGAAGACCCTGTGGCAGAACTGGAGATCCCGGCCCAGAGTTTCTACAGGCAGAATGGAGAGCCCTACATGGGAAAAGTGAAGGCCAGTGTGACCTTCCTGGATCCCCGGAATATTTCCACAGCCACAGCTACCCAGAGTGACCTGAACTTCATCAATGATGAAGGAGACACCTTCCCTCTTCGGACATATGGCATGTTCTCTGTGGACTTCACAGATGAGGCCAACTCAGAGCCACTTAATGCTGGCAAGGTGAAGGTCCACCTTGACTCGACCCAGGTCAAGATGCCAGAGCATGTGCCCACAATGAAACTCTGGTCCCTCAACCCAGACACAGGGCTGTGGGAGGAAGAAGGCGATTTCAAATTTGAAACTCAAAGGAGGAACAAAAGGGAAGAAAGAACCTTCCTGGTGGGCAACATGGAGATCCGTGAGAGGAGGCTCTTTAACCTGGATGTCCCTGAAAGCAGGAGGTGCTACATCAAGGTGAGGGCCTACCGGAGCGAGAGGTTCTTGCCCAGTGAGCAAATCCAAGGGGTTGTAGTCTCTGTGATCAATCTGGAGCCCAGAACTGGCTTCTCATCCAACCCGAGGGCCTGGGGTCGCTTTGACAGTGTCATCACAGGCCCCAATGGGGCCTGTCTGCCTGCCTTCTGTGATGACCAGTCCCCTGATGCCTACTCTGCCTATGTCTTGGCAAGCCTGGCAGGGGAGGAACTGGAAGCAGTGGAGTCTGCTCCTAAATTCAACCCAAATGCCATTGGTGTCCCTCAGCCCTACCTCAATAAGCTCAAGTACCGTCGGACAGATCATGAGGACCCGCGGGTCAAAAAGACAGCTTTCCAGATCAGCATGGCCAAGCCAAGGCCCAACTCAGCTGAGGAGAGCAATGGGCCTATCTATGCCTTCGAGAACCTCCGGGCATGTGAGGAGGCCCCACCCAGTGCAGCCCACTTTCGGTTCTACCAGATTGAGGGGGATCACTATGACTACAACACAGTTCCCTTCAATGAAGATGACCCTATGAGCTGGACTGAAGACTACCTGGCATGGTGGCCCAAGCCAATGGAGTTCAGGGCATGCTACATCAAGGTAAAGATTGTGGGGCCAGTGGAGGTGAATGTGCGATCGCGCAACATGGGGGGCACTCACCGGCGGACCGTGGGGAAGCTGTATGGAATCCGAGATGTGAGGAGTACTCGGGATAGGGACCAGCCCAATGTCTCATCTGCTTGTCTGGAGTTCAAGTGCAGTGGGATGCTCTATGACCAGGACCGTGTGGACCGCACACTGGTGAAGATCATCCCCCAGGGAAGCTGCCATCGAGCTAGTGTAAACTCCATGCTACATGAGTACCTGGTCAACCACCTACCCTTGGCAGTCAACAATGATACCAGTGAGTACACCATGCTGGCACCCCTGGACCCACTGGGACACAACTATGGCATCTATACTGTCACGGACCAGGACCCTCGCGTGGCCAAGGAGATTGCACTTGGCAGGTGCTTTGATGGCACATCCGATGGCTCCTCCAGAATCATGAAGAGCAACGTGGGAGTGGCCCTCACCTTTAACTGTGCAGAGAGGCAAGTGGGCCGTCAGAGTGCTTTCCAGTACCTCCAAAGCACCCCGGCCCGGTCGCCTGCTGTAGGCACTGTGCAGGGAGGGGTGCCCTCAAGGAGGCAGCAGCGGGCAAGTAGGGGAGGCCAGCGCCAGCGCGCAGGGGTGGCCTCTCTGAGGATTCCTGAAGTTGCTCAATAG